Genomic window (Egicoccus halophilus):
GCTGCCGGACGCCGCCCACGAGGAGGTCGCGGCCGTCCTCGCGCGGTTGGCGGTCCGGCGGCACGGCGGCCTCGCCGTGGTCCGCTCGCTGGCTCGGCGCGAGCGGCACCCCGACCCCGTGCGGGCGTTGTGACGCGGCCACCGCCACCGCTGCCACCCGGTGGGCACCCCGAGCCGCCCGAGGCGCTCACGCCCTACCAGCGCGCCGTCGTCGCGGTGGTGCAGGCCCTGGCGGCCGGGGAGGTCGTGACCTACGGCGACGTCGCGGCGGAAGCCGGCCGACCCGGCAGCGCGCAGGCGGTCGCCAACGTCCTGCGGCGCGTGCCCGGCCTGCCGTGGTGGCGGGTCGTTCCGGCGACCGGCAGGCTCTACCGGACCCACGCCCCGGTGCAGGCGCCGCTCCTGCGCGCCGAGGGCGTCGAGGTGGACGACGAGCGCCGGGTGAGGTGACCGGCCCCGCGGTCGGTCCGCGCGGCATCGCCCGTCCACGGTCGCGCGCTCAGGAGCCGACGTCGACGGGCTCGGCGGGCGGGCCGTCCGCGAGGAGCGTCACCAGGTGCTGCGGCAGTGCCGCCGGCGCCAGCAGCTCGGGCGTCGTCGACAGCTCGTCGAGCGTCCACCAGCGGGCCTCGACGGCGCCGAGGTCGTCCAGCGGCGCGGCGGCGACGTCCACCTCCGCACGGGCCAGGAACCAGCGCTCGGCCTGGTCGAGCCACAGGCCGCGGAACGCGAACGACACGCGCCGCCACCAGACCCACGGGCCGAGTTCGACCTCGATGCCGAGCTCCTCGCGCAGCTCCCGCACCGCCGCCTGCTCGTGCGACTCGCCGGGCTCCAGTCCGCCACCCGGCGCGGTCCAC
Coding sequences:
- a CDS encoding MGMT family protein, whose product is MTRPPPPLPPGGHPEPPEALTPYQRAVVAVVQALAAGEVVTYGDVAAEAGRPGSAQAVANVLRRVPGLPWWRVVPATGRLYRTHAPVQAPLLRAEGVEVDDERRVR